The following coding sequences lie in one Takifugu flavidus isolate HTHZ2018 chromosome 4, ASM371156v2, whole genome shotgun sequence genomic window:
- the gxylt2 gene encoding glucoside xylosyltransferase 2 isoform X2 → MRIHGKVAVIAVCFGLFLLLYFWGGNGAEDPLPKQVAGEEKKEVGNSSPSPSVIGRDVAAKFSKKPSAGVVSRTEETPKRRKEAKASGRGGDVKGNAARPAGRRRRPAEVMHLAVVACGDRLEETLTMIKSALLFSLKRITFHIFAEDPLAPQFRERLDQWPRFISARFQYTIYPITFSVGNAEEWKKLFKPCAAQRLFLPVILRDVDSLLYVDTDVLFLRPMDDIWSLFRSFNATQLAAMAPEHEVPKIGWYSRFARHPFYGVTGVNSGVMLMNLTRIRSAAFKNSMIPARLSWEDLLHPLYQKYKNHITWGDQDLLNIIFHDNPECLFIFPCQWNYRPDHCMYGSNCRGAEKDGVSILHGNRGVYHDDKQPAFKVVYDAIRDTKFLDTVNTLCGRIPQVFLKQIEKTLRKVFEEKVVRHIRLHK, encoded by the exons ATGCGGATTCACGGCAAAGTAGCCGTGATCGCCGTGTGCTTCGGACTTTTCTTACTCTTGTACTTTTGGGGGGGCAACGGCGCAGAAGATCCGCTGCCTAAACAAGTTgctggggaggagaagaaggaggtcGGGAACTCTTCCCCGTCGCCCTCGGTGATCGGACGCGATGTTGCTGCAAAGTTTTCCAAGAAACCGTCCGCCGGGGTGGTCTCGCGCACGGAGGAGACCCCCAAAAGACGCAAGGAGGCGAAGGCGTCCGGCCGAGGGGGGGACGTGAAAGG CAATGCGGCCCGACCTGCAGGCAGGCGCCGGCGGCCCGCGGAGGTCATGCACCTGGCCGTGGTGGCCTGCGGGGATCGGCTGGAGGAGACCCTCACCATGATCAAGTCCGCCCTGCTCTTCAGCCTGAAGAGGATCACGTTTCACATCTTTGCCGAGGACCCTTTGGCGCCGCAGTTTAGAGAAAGG CTGGATCAGTGGCCTCGCTTCATCTCAGCCAGGTTCCAGTACACCATCTACCCCATCACCTTCTCCGTGGGCAACGCAGAAGAGTGGAAGAAGCTGTTCAAGCCCTGTGCTGCTCAGAGGCTCTTCCTTCCT GTCATCCTGAGGGACGTGGACTCTCTGCTCTACGTGGACACGGACGTGCTGTTCCTGCGGCCCATGGACGACATCTGGAGCCTCTTCAGGTCCTTCAACGCCACCCAGCTGGCTGCAATGGCCCCGGAACACGAGGTCCCGAAGATCGGATGGTACAGCCGCTTCGCCCGCCACCCTTTCTACGGCGTCACCGGGGTCAATTCCGGCGTCATGCTGATGAATCTCACGAGGATCCGGAGCGCCGCCTTCAAA AACAGCATGATCCCTGCTCGCCTGTCCTGGGAGGACCTGCTGCACCCGCTGTACCAGAAGTACAAGAACCACATCACCTGGGGAGACCAGGACCTCCTCAACATCATATTCCATGACAACCCAg AGTGTCTCTTCATCTTCCCGTGCCAGTGGAACTACAGGCCCGATCACTGCATGTACGGGAGCAACTGTCGCGGCGCCGAGAAGGACGGCGTGTCCATCCTCCACGGCAACCGTGGCGTGTACCACGACGACAAGCAGCCCGCCTTTAAAGTGGTCTACGACGCCATACGTGAC ACCAAGTTCCTGGACACCGTCAACACCCTGTGTGGGCGGATCCCCCAAGTCTTCCTCAAGCAGATAGAAAAGACTCTGAGGAAGGTTTTCGAGGAGAAGGTGGTCCGACACATCAGGCTGCACAAGTGA
- the gxylt2 gene encoding glucoside xylosyltransferase 2 isoform X1: protein MRIHGKVAVIAVCFGLFLLLYFWGGNGAEDPLPKQVAGEEKKEVGNSSPSPSVIGRDVAAKFSKKPSAGVVSRTEETPKRRKEAKASGRGGDVKGNAARPAGRRRRPAEVMHLAVVACGDRLEETLTMIKSALLFSLKRITFHIFAEDPLAPQFRERLDQWPRFISARFQYTIYPITFSVGNAEEWKKLFKPCAAQRLFLPVILRDVDSLLYVDTDVLFLRPMDDIWSLFRSFNATQLAAMAPEHEVPKIGWYSRFARHPFYGVTGVNSGVMLMNLTRIRSAAFKNSMIPARLSWEDLLHPLYQKYKNHITWGDQDLLNIIFHDNPECLFIFPCQWNYRPDHCMYGSNCRGAEKDGVSILHGNRGVYHDDKQPAFKVVYDAIRDFPFEDNMFHSLFYPIQTKFLDTVNTLCGRIPQVFLKQIEKTLRKVFEEKVVRHIRLHK from the exons ATGCGGATTCACGGCAAAGTAGCCGTGATCGCCGTGTGCTTCGGACTTTTCTTACTCTTGTACTTTTGGGGGGGCAACGGCGCAGAAGATCCGCTGCCTAAACAAGTTgctggggaggagaagaaggaggtcGGGAACTCTTCCCCGTCGCCCTCGGTGATCGGACGCGATGTTGCTGCAAAGTTTTCCAAGAAACCGTCCGCCGGGGTGGTCTCGCGCACGGAGGAGACCCCCAAAAGACGCAAGGAGGCGAAGGCGTCCGGCCGAGGGGGGGACGTGAAAGG CAATGCGGCCCGACCTGCAGGCAGGCGCCGGCGGCCCGCGGAGGTCATGCACCTGGCCGTGGTGGCCTGCGGGGATCGGCTGGAGGAGACCCTCACCATGATCAAGTCCGCCCTGCTCTTCAGCCTGAAGAGGATCACGTTTCACATCTTTGCCGAGGACCCTTTGGCGCCGCAGTTTAGAGAAAGG CTGGATCAGTGGCCTCGCTTCATCTCAGCCAGGTTCCAGTACACCATCTACCCCATCACCTTCTCCGTGGGCAACGCAGAAGAGTGGAAGAAGCTGTTCAAGCCCTGTGCTGCTCAGAGGCTCTTCCTTCCT GTCATCCTGAGGGACGTGGACTCTCTGCTCTACGTGGACACGGACGTGCTGTTCCTGCGGCCCATGGACGACATCTGGAGCCTCTTCAGGTCCTTCAACGCCACCCAGCTGGCTGCAATGGCCCCGGAACACGAGGTCCCGAAGATCGGATGGTACAGCCGCTTCGCCCGCCACCCTTTCTACGGCGTCACCGGGGTCAATTCCGGCGTCATGCTGATGAATCTCACGAGGATCCGGAGCGCCGCCTTCAAA AACAGCATGATCCCTGCTCGCCTGTCCTGGGAGGACCTGCTGCACCCGCTGTACCAGAAGTACAAGAACCACATCACCTGGGGAGACCAGGACCTCCTCAACATCATATTCCATGACAACCCAg AGTGTCTCTTCATCTTCCCGTGCCAGTGGAACTACAGGCCCGATCACTGCATGTACGGGAGCAACTGTCGCGGCGCCGAGAAGGACGGCGTGTCCATCCTCCACGGCAACCGTGGCGTGTACCACGACGACAAGCAGCCCGCCTTTAAAGTGGTCTACGACGCCATACGTGAC TTTCCCTTCGAGGACAACATGTTCCACTCGCTCTTCTACCCCATCCAGACCAAGTTCCTGGACACCGTCAACACCCTGTGTGGGCGGATCCCCCAAGTCTTCCTCAAGCAGATAGAAAAGACTCTGAGGAAGGTTTTCGAGGAGAAGGTGGTCCGACACATCAGGCTGCACAAGTGA